The following are from one region of the Haloactinomyces albus genome:
- the purF gene encoding amidophosphoribosyltransferase, protein MVTDPPEPGNTGTAAAADPTEQDTPREECGVFGVWAPGEEVAKMTFYGLFALQHRGQEAAGISVGDGSQVLVYKDLGLVSQVFDEQVLNSLRGSVAVGHARYSTTGGGTWENAQPTFRPTASGGGLALGHNGNLVNTAELQERVLAEGADAVSQNTSSPANGCDRATTDSDLVCGLLAKHAADKGIEQAALELLPTVQGAYSMVFSDESTLYAARDPHGVRPLVLGRLERGWVVASETAALDIVGASFVREVEPGELLAIDSGGLRSSRFAHPNPKGCIFEYVYLARPDTTIAGRSVHSTRVDIGRRLAGEYPAEADLVIPVPESGTPAAIGYAQESGIPYGNGLMKNAYVGRTFIEPSQTIRQLGIRLKLNPLREVIRGKRLVVVDDSIVRGNTQRALVRMLREAGALEVHVRIASPPVRWPCYYGIDFAFRAELIANGLDMDGVRHSIGADSLGYISLDSLIAASEQPRNRVCAACFDGRYPIPVPGEEQLGKYLLENPGEDVESGASGPAEPVSPSGYGAEDAVRRP, encoded by the coding sequence GTGGTCACCGACCCGCCAGAACCGGGAAATACCGGCACGGCCGCTGCGGCCGATCCGACCGAGCAGGACACGCCACGCGAGGAATGCGGCGTTTTCGGGGTGTGGGCCCCCGGCGAGGAAGTCGCGAAAATGACTTTCTACGGCCTGTTCGCCCTGCAACACCGCGGCCAGGAAGCCGCGGGCATCTCCGTCGGCGACGGTTCGCAGGTACTGGTCTACAAGGACCTCGGCCTGGTCAGCCAGGTCTTCGACGAGCAGGTGCTGAACTCGCTGCGCGGTAGCGTCGCCGTCGGCCACGCCCGCTACTCCACCACCGGGGGAGGCACCTGGGAGAACGCCCAGCCGACCTTCCGCCCCACGGCATCGGGTGGCGGCTTGGCGCTCGGCCACAACGGCAACCTGGTCAACACCGCCGAGCTACAGGAGCGTGTGCTGGCCGAAGGCGCCGACGCCGTGTCGCAGAACACCTCCTCGCCCGCCAATGGCTGCGACCGAGCCACCACCGACTCCGACCTGGTGTGCGGGCTGCTGGCCAAGCACGCCGCCGACAAGGGCATCGAGCAGGCGGCGCTGGAGCTGCTGCCCACCGTGCAAGGCGCGTACTCGATGGTTTTCTCCGATGAGTCCACCCTCTACGCCGCACGGGATCCGCACGGAGTGCGGCCACTGGTGCTCGGCCGTCTCGAACGCGGTTGGGTGGTGGCCAGCGAGACCGCCGCACTGGACATCGTCGGTGCGTCCTTCGTTCGGGAAGTCGAGCCGGGTGAGCTCCTCGCCATCGACTCCGGCGGGCTGCGCTCGTCGCGTTTCGCGCACCCGAACCCGAAGGGCTGCATCTTCGAGTACGTCTATCTCGCTCGTCCCGACACCACCATCGCCGGCCGTTCGGTGCACAGCACGCGAGTGGACATCGGCCGCAGGCTGGCCGGTGAATACCCCGCCGAGGCCGACCTGGTGATCCCGGTGCCGGAGTCGGGCACTCCCGCGGCGATCGGCTATGCCCAGGAATCCGGGATTCCCTATGGCAACGGTCTGATGAAGAACGCCTACGTGGGGCGCACCTTCATCGAGCCCTCCCAAACCATTCGCCAGCTCGGTATCCGGCTGAAGCTGAACCCGCTGCGCGAGGTCATCCGGGGCAAACGCCTGGTCGTGGTCGATGACTCCATCGTGCGCGGCAACACCCAGCGCGCACTGGTGCGGATGCTGCGCGAGGCGGGGGCGCTGGAGGTGCACGTGCGGATCGCTTCACCGCCGGTGCGTTGGCCGTGTTACTACGGGATCGACTTCGCCTTCCGGGCGGAGCTGATCGCCAATGGCCTCGACATGGACGGGGTGCGGCATTCGATCGGCGCGGACTCGCTCGGCTACATCTCGCTCGACAGCCTGATCGCCGCGTCCGAGCAACCTCGCAACAGGGTGTGCGCAGCCTGTTTCGACGGGCGGTATCCGATTCCGGTCCCCGGTGAGGAGCAGCTCGGCAAGTACCTGCTCGAAAACCCGGGCGAGGACGTCGAGAGCGGTGCCTCCGGTCCCGCCGAACCTGTTTCCCCCAGCGGATACGGTGCCGAGGATGCCGTCCGCCGTCCCTGA
- the purM gene encoding phosphoribosylformylglycinamidine cyclo-ligase, whose amino-acid sequence MSEDLLAGSSANADQTEQSPSTYAETGVSIEAGDEAVDRMRPWAQRATRPEVLGSLGGFAGLFQLKLDRWSEPVLASSTDGVGTKIAVAQALDVHDTVGIDLVAMVVDDLVVCGAEPLFLQDYIATGQVVPERISSLVKGVSDGCVQAGCALLGGETAEHPGMMAEGEYDISATGVGVVEADAMLGPDKVRPGDIVIGMGSTGLHSNGYSLARHVLLDVAKMPLSGHVEEFGRTLGEEMLEPTRIYAKDCLALAAEAEVRTFAHVTGGGLAGNLERVIPQGLTAVLDRATWTPEPVFQLIAQRGRVATAEMERTFNMGVGMVAVVTAEDVDRALAVLTARHVPAWVLGEVAKQPTVEDAEEDQRVVLRGNHPRF is encoded by the coding sequence GTGTCCGAAGACCTGCTTGCAGGGTCGAGTGCCAACGCCGACCAGACCGAGCAGTCACCGTCGACCTATGCCGAGACCGGGGTCAGTATCGAGGCGGGCGACGAAGCCGTGGACCGGATGCGCCCGTGGGCGCAGCGGGCCACCCGACCCGAGGTGCTCGGTTCGCTGGGAGGGTTCGCCGGATTGTTCCAGCTCAAGCTGGACCGGTGGTCGGAACCGGTGCTCGCCTCGTCCACCGATGGGGTGGGTACCAAGATCGCGGTTGCACAGGCACTCGATGTGCACGACACGGTGGGCATCGACCTGGTTGCCATGGTGGTCGACGATCTCGTCGTCTGTGGCGCCGAGCCGCTGTTCCTGCAGGACTACATCGCTACCGGCCAGGTCGTGCCGGAGCGCATCTCCAGCCTGGTCAAAGGGGTTTCCGATGGGTGTGTCCAGGCGGGTTGTGCACTGCTGGGCGGAGAGACCGCCGAACATCCGGGCATGATGGCCGAGGGAGAGTACGACATCTCGGCCACCGGGGTCGGTGTGGTCGAGGCGGACGCGATGCTCGGCCCGGACAAGGTTCGCCCCGGCGACATCGTGATCGGCATGGGATCCACGGGTCTGCACTCCAACGGCTACTCACTTGCGCGGCACGTACTGCTCGATGTCGCGAAGATGCCGCTGTCCGGGCACGTCGAGGAATTCGGCCGCACGCTCGGTGAGGAAATGCTGGAGCCCACGCGCATCTACGCCAAGGACTGTCTGGCGCTGGCCGCCGAAGCCGAGGTGCGCACGTTCGCGCACGTCACCGGTGGCGGGTTGGCGGGCAACCTGGAACGCGTCATCCCGCAAGGCCTCACGGCCGTGCTCGACCGCGCGACCTGGACACCGGAACCGGTGTTTCAGTTGATCGCCCAGCGCGGCCGGGTCGCGACCGCCGAGATGGAACGCACCTTCAACATGGGTGTCGGTATGGTCGCGGTGGTCACGGCCGAGGATGTCGACCGTGCCCTCGCGGTGCTCACGGCCCGCCACGTTCCCGCGTGGGTGTTGGGTGAAGTCGCCAAGCAGCCCACGGTGGAGGACGCCGAGGAGGACCAGCGCGTCGTTCTCCGCGGAAACCACCCGAGGTTCTGA
- a CDS encoding DUF3073 domain-containing protein, whose translation MGRGRAKAKQTKVARELKYNSPNMDVEALERELSSDVKGEWYEQDRDDPYDDDGYDDHRQ comes from the coding sequence ATGGGGCGCGGCCGGGCTAAGGCCAAGCAGACGAAGGTGGCCCGCGAGCTTAAGTACAACTCCCCCAACATGGACGTCGAGGCACTGGAGCGCGAGCTCTCCTCGGACGTCAAGGGCGAGTGGTATGAACAGGACCGCGACGACCCATACGACGACGACGGGTACGACGACCACCGGCAGTGA
- a CDS encoding asparaginase, which yields MTAPTDPGPAGSASAGSVPLVELIRGDLREGVHHGSVVVLGPDGSVLHSAGDVTTPMFPRSSNKPAQVAGMLRAGLDLPDDADLAMAAASHNGEPAHLFRIRELLDRHDLAEDALQCPADWPLREADRDERAAERSGKQRITMNCSGKHAAMLATCVQRGWTTEDYLDAKHPLQVTLHGTIAGLAGEPIAATSVDGCGAPLLAMSLTGLARSFTNLVTAGHPQRRVADAMRTHPWLVAGTGREDTRLMQAVPGLLSKSGAEGVLAMALPDGHAIAMKISDGAARARVPVAIGALRALGRADAGEVDSEELAALAEEPLFGGGKPVGTVRLLSGVFG from the coding sequence GTGACCGCTCCGACGGACCCGGGTCCCGCAGGTTCGGCCTCCGCAGGTTCGGTTCCCCTCGTGGAGCTGATCCGGGGAGATCTTCGTGAGGGTGTGCACCACGGCTCCGTGGTCGTGCTCGGGCCGGATGGATCGGTCCTGCACTCCGCCGGTGACGTGACCACCCCGATGTTTCCACGCTCGTCGAACAAGCCGGCGCAGGTCGCCGGGATGCTACGGGCGGGCCTCGACCTGCCGGATGATGCGGATCTGGCGATGGCGGCCGCCTCCCACAACGGGGAACCGGCACATCTGTTCCGGATCCGCGAGCTCCTCGATCGCCACGATCTTGCCGAGGACGCTCTGCAATGCCCGGCGGACTGGCCGCTTCGGGAGGCCGACCGGGACGAACGAGCCGCCGAGCGGTCCGGCAAGCAGCGCATCACGATGAATTGCTCCGGCAAGCATGCGGCGATGCTGGCAACCTGTGTACAACGCGGCTGGACCACCGAGGACTACCTCGACGCGAAACACCCGCTGCAGGTCACTCTGCACGGTACGATCGCCGGGCTCGCGGGCGAGCCGATCGCGGCCACCAGCGTCGACGGCTGCGGCGCTCCGCTGCTCGCGATGTCGCTGACCGGCCTCGCACGGTCGTTCACGAATCTCGTGACGGCCGGACACCCACAGCGGCGGGTGGCCGATGCCATGCGCACGCACCCGTGGCTGGTCGCAGGCACCGGACGGGAGGACACCCGCCTGATGCAGGCGGTACCGGGACTGCTGTCGAAGTCGGGGGCGGAAGGGGTTCTCGCGATGGCGTTGCCGGATGGGCACGCGATCGCGATGAAAATCTCCGATGGTGCGGCGCGGGCACGCGTGCCGGTCGCGATCGGTGCTCTCCGGGCCCTCGGTCGGGCCGACGCCGGGGAGGTGGACAGCGAGGAACTCGCCGCACTCGCCGAGGAGCCACTGTTCGGCGGCGGCAAGCCCGTCGGCACGGTGCGCCTGCTGTCAGGGGTCTTCGGCTGA